Genomic DNA from Hordeum vulgare subsp. vulgare chromosome 2H, MorexV3_pseudomolecules_assembly, whole genome shotgun sequence:
GCATGCATGGCGCGCACGTGCGAGAATACGCAAAGGAGAAACCACCGGCTCGGTGCTTTTGCCGAGGGGAAACCATTGGCTCCATGGTATGGTGGTGGCGACTGCAAAGAGAGCGTTGGCTCACTGGTTGAACATGCGGTTGTGCAGCCCAACGACCCGAGTTCAATTTGTAGAATTGACAGGTAACGCATAGAGAGTTTTCTTTCATTTATTGAGGACTAAGTTTGACGTGGGGTGAAACCACTCATCAAAATAAATCTTGATACTCATTTAAAAAATTACGAGGACCATGTTTATCTTGGTACTCATACTAAAATAATTATGAGGACCATGTTTATCTTGGTACTCATACTAAAATAATTATGAGGACCATGTTTATCTTGGTACTCATACTAAAATAGTTGTATGCATCCTTAGTTGGTGCAGAGGCCGGGAAGTGAAATTCTCCCCATTTTTTAAAATGCTCGACTTTTTTGCTAGGTATGAGGTTATAGCACTTTGTCAGAGAGACAGAACCGCTCGCGTCGCCTCCAGGGGGGCGACTTgggcgccctagccgccgccgccctcgacctccctcctcccctccttcccCGTCGCCGCCGGAGGAGGCCGGCGAGCGAAGCTCGCCCGGCGGACGGCGGACGACGGGCCTTCCTCCCTTCTTCACGAGGGGGATCCTCTGGCTGAGATGCGACGGCGTTCCTGGGCGTACGGCATGGAGGCGGAGTTGGCGCGCTCGGGCGGCGGCCCGATGTGATCCTGGCGGCGTTGCGGGAGCTGCCGGCGGATCTGGGGTTCACAACCCCAGATCGGTTCTCCTTCTCGGATGATGCTGGATCCGAACATGGTGGTGGCGCCATCCCCTTCGTCGGGGATGACGGTCAGGTGGTGGGTCCTTGTGGCATTGCAGGTGGCGGCGGATTTTGGGATCCCGCTCCCGGGGACGTCGCAGGATGTGGTGGCCCGTGCAGGAGAGATGGTTTCTTCGAACAGATCTGGGTAAAAGCTTGCTTTCGGCTACTGCCAAAGCCGACGATGGCGGCGTTGTCTACGTCGTTTCCTTCCTGAAGGCATCGccgaggagaagttcaaggccACTCTTTGCtacctccgggggaaaccctagatcagtaGATCGGATGACGGCGATGCTCTGGTGTTGTTTCCCTCTTGGGGGCGTTATTCATGGAGGTACACGCGGGTTCGAGGGATCATTGGTCGGCATCATCGATGGAGCGGCGTTCCTTGTGACACATCGACGTCGTGGAGTCTCGGCGGCGAGGCGTAGCAAAGTCTCGACGACGGATGCGTGATGATGAACGCGTGTAGGGAGGAGGCGCTGTCTGGCACCGTGGGGGCATCGACGGCAGGCCTTGCAAGGTCGATGCGTCAATAACTCttctgaagatggattgatggAAAGCGGCGACGACGACCTAGGAGGGTGCGTTGGACCGGTTTGTGTCCCtcacccggtatgtggctcggtcggggcctTCGTCTTTCGATGTTAggctaggtgagaggtctggcACACTTTCTGCATCCCTTCAtcattggataggagtagcgacagataTTGCCGAGAGGGCGGCTTCAGATATATTGATGTATTGCTTTATAAgatctttgtgaataattaataaaatggatgCATGCATCTTTCAGATGCAGaagccgggggtcatcctcctatTCTAATAAAAAAAATGATGGTGGCGAATGATTTGAACTCTGATGAAATAAGAACGAGTTGTGTCTACTTCCGGGGCCTGTCTTGATGCAACTTTATATCGGAACGTACACTGGACATCGTGTATATACAAACCAAAAAGGAAGAAACCACTGGCTCTACGTTGGAAAAACCATTGGCTCCATGGACCGTGCTGGCGACCGATTTGAACTTCAAAACTTGCTTCccctaaaaaaaaagaaaaagaaaaactggtCCAGGACCCATCAACGTTAACTTTCTATCACGTATGCTAAGGTGAAATAACAACAGCTTAATTGGTACTTCATCCTTTTTAAAATACTAGTAaaagtgcccgtgcgttgcaccgggttagATTGTTGACTTTTCGATCATGAATTTTGTATTTGAAAAGCCCGCGCATCCCCCCTCCCTCATGTCCTTACAGTCAATTCACTTGTATGTTAGTGGAAGATTAAACACCTTGAAGGATTTATTGACTGAGCATCATACTGCTCCTTGAGGATGGGAGCAAAAAAAGGACTCTGTCCAACTTCTAGAAGAGAAGCAATGTTACTAAAAGTATCCATATGCTTTGTCAGGCCATCGGTCTGGTGAAGGAAGACGACAATTTCATGAATTTGGTCGTTTGGTATCGATTGATCAGGATTCAAACACAACTCTTCAATTTGAGCAATTGCAAATTGTTGCCCTGGAATGATGAAAATAATGTAGATGTCAACGAACAACTGAAAATAGAAGAAGCAACCCTGACACACTCAACAGAGAGTTTAACTTCGACAACACGAGTCACGTATGCCGAGCGCCAGATGAACTAGTTTGCAAATCCTGCGATGGATATGCCCTTCGAGCCCTGTGAATAGGGAAAAATCGCTCAGTTCGACTCCTGGGCGTCTAGTGAATTGCAAAGATTCACAAAGAACGGAGGAGCAACCAACCTTGCTTTGCCTCAGATCCACCAGAGCTTTGTACCTTCCAACGGTTGCCATACTCCCTAGATGCTTATACACAAACTTTGGACCTAGATCAACTTTAACATGGGAGTTTGCATGCCCTCCTCCAGCTTTCATCACACTGTTGAGCAGgcgagcaaggtacaagccttgtCGCTCGGCAACCTGTTCAGGAGTACAAGCGGCACATCATATGTACATAGCAAAATGACAGGCCTTTCGTCTGAAAGAGAAGGAACAAAATCCTAGAATGCATGACTGATATGCAGCATTGCAAAGAGATAGTCTTATGTCATGCCCAACAGCCCAAGTGTCCGCAATTTGATGGGATGTATAATCATCTGTTCAATTTTATCTTATGCTATGTTTCTATTCCACCCAATTCTATTGCACTTCAGGAAAGAGGAAACAATATATAAGACCATATTTTCTTTCTGAGATAGTAACTTTGACAAAATGCTTTCATACTCTTGAACTGCGTCAAGATAGTTCGTGAAATTACCTGAGCTAAGGCTGGGAGAACTTTCTTGCGAGTGCTTTCAAGGAATCCACAGCAATCACCAACAGCGAATACATCTGGCACTGAAGGAACACGTAACCACTCATCTACACCGATCATGCAAACAGTAATTAATTGTAAGGTCATACCAATTAATTATACCTTCCTCCAGCTGACTTAGGAAATGGCAATGACTTGACGAATGATGAAGCACCAACTCCAGTAGACCATACAAGCAAACCATAAGGAACATCCTCTCCGTTGTCCAGGATTAATTTGTCGGGTTGTACATCCTTCACGACTCCTTCAATACAAATATAAACTGAACATCAATACAATTTAGTTTAGACAAGTTCAGTTTGGGGAAAAAAATGCCCACGCAAAGATGGCCATAGTTGATGATGAGAAGCAAACTAAGCTCCCCTATTTGAAGTCTGGTCATGGAAGCGACCTGCATTGGAAGGGTGTGCCATGGTCCATTAACTATGAATCTTACGAAAAATGGCAACTGAACAATGCAAGGAATCTATGAACACTGCGTATAAAACCCTTACCAAAATTGGTAATATCTAAGTGAGATCCTTGTAGGCCAGAATATACACAATGATAATAATAACTAAAGGGTACAAATACTTCCTAATGTGCTTTATTTAtggcatctaccctttgcttatgTAGTACATGCAAATCCAACAACGATAATAATGCATTGGAGCTTCTGGTAGGAGATCAAATTGCAAAGCTTGAGTCTCGAATCAGTGCAAGCCAGAGACACATAAGGTCCTTCATTCACATGAGACTGCAAAAATTAACTGTCACAAAACCTGAAACCTGATTCAATCTGGGTGTATTTATACCATTCATCTGCTGGATAACGAActatgttctctcgagaactcatATATAATTCAATATTACTATCATGTAGGATGCAAATAGTAAATTATCTTCTTTAGAGCAACTTGGAAGCTCTCtcaaatataaatagaaaataaatagCCAAAAAGATTCATGAGAAAACCTAGGTGCTACACGACTTTACCTGAAGTGTAAATATACAGTTTGAATACCAATGGCCAACCTACAACTGATTCAAAAATTCCTCGCACACAGAACTGACTTGTCAGTCAGATGTCCAATTTTTTTCTGAAACTTGAATTCGTATTGCACATATTCAAAGCTAGTATGGGACAACTCAGAAATTTAGAATCGCATCCAAACTTGCTTCTGGATTTGAAATTTAGATGAGACAGAGTCGTGTCTGTCAAAATCGAAACCATTCTTAAAATGTTTCATTTGGAAAATCACAAAACTGGGAGTTTCACGAAATTCAGCGGTGTGACCATGTCAATGTCTTCACGTATGAACTACTTTCTCAAATCACGTTGGCGTACAGCGACAATGTGTGCAAGAGACAACACGTTTTAAACTGTCCCCAAATAGCATTAGTTTCAGAAGTTCAGAAGGTGAGAGACAGTAAGGAGGCGACTCACCCAACCGCGCGAGCTTCAGCCTGAGCTCGCTGATCTCCGACCGGAGGGCCTAGCCGTCGGGGGCGAAGATGGATCCAGCCTCGGGTGTGGCGCATGTGACGGTGAGGAGCGCCGCGACGGTCAGCAGCGCCGCGGCGGAGCGGCGGGCCGGAGAGACGGGTGGGAAGGTGGGGAGGTGGAGGCTGAAAGCGAGTGAGAGGAGGCGAAGGGGCAGCAGGAGGAACGCCGCGGTGACGAGGGGGGCTGCCCCGGCGGCCTCCGCGGCGACGCTCTGGGCGTCGAGGTGCCGgagcagctccaccaccacctcgaGGTAGCCCTTCTCCGCGGCGGCCAGGAGCGGCGTCTTCCCGGCCTCGTTGGCCTCCGCGGCGACGCCCTGGGCGTCGAGGTGCCGgagcagctccaccaccacctcgaGGCGGCCCTTCTCCACGGCAGCCAGGAGCGGCGTCTCCCGGGCCTCGTTGGCCTCCGCGGCCACGGCGCAGCGGACCGCCTCCAGCCCCTCTCCTACCGCCACGACCATCGCCGCCTCGTCCAGCGCGCGACGCAGCGCTGCGGCGTCCCCGACCCGCGCAGCCATGTGGATCCGAACTTCCTTGCCCTCCTCGCCACGCCGGAGCCCTACTGCGAAGCTCACATCGTCGGCCAGATCCGCGAGCTCTCTGTTTCTGCACGCGCGTAGGCAGACGAGCCCCAGCTTCAGGGAGGACTGCGGGTTGGTTTCGGTAAACCTcaggggcttttttgcaaaaatgcCGCGACGTACGACAAAAGCCGTCggtgctttattagtagggatAGATAAGTTATGTTTAACATTTTAATAGAAAACTAtacacggatgtacatagacatattttaaaatataaattaATTCATTTTATTTCATATGTAGTCAGTTAGttaaattttaaaaaaaacttatatttagaaacatacTGTAGGTAGTAGTTAAAAtagcatcggcatagtcacgtcaGTTGGTGATCATGCAAAAACAGACAAACGAACGAACGCGGGCACTCGAAGCCAGTGcgacttttattttatttttggaacgAGTCGAAGCCGGTGCGAATTGGCAAAAGCAAGTTGCGTTTGAGTAAGCACGCACCATGATTTTCCAACGACATACACTAGCTAGCTCCTGCGCCGAGTCGCCGATTCTTCTGCTTTATCATTTCTTTCTTTCGCGTGAGATTCTTCCGTAGTTCAATCGCCGAGGACGCCGCGGCGGAAGACGCGTCGATCGGCGACCGCCACACGTACTCCGTAATTAACAAAACGGGAATCGATCCCAGGTGGTCGTGTCGGAGTCCAGATGCCAAGCCTgataaaaaaaaaacaaaacaatatCGCAAGTGAAACGATGGATGATTTGTTTCGCGGTCTCATGTGCTTCTTCGCTGTAAATTTTGAACAATGCTACACGTACAGAAGTTTTACGGGCTGAGCTAAGATGGAATGTATTGATTGGTGATCAAGATGAAGCGGGTCCCACCTCAAAAATTAGGGGAGGAGATTAGTGAGGAGAAAAAACAGTACGTAAAACTTCTGTAAAAAGTCCATTTTCCCTAGTGCCGAAACAAACAAACGCGAGCACCTGGAAGTCAGTCAGTACGATTAGACAAAAGCAGGTTGCACCATGCATGGGATCCATCCATAGATGCCATCCATTattttccctttcttcttctccgtcgTCGTCCTGACAGATTCTTGGTCTGTTCAATCATTCGGTGGTGCGTGGTGGAAGCTGCCTGCGTCGGTGAGCGCCAAACGCACGTAATTAAACGCCCGGGATCTATTCCAGGTAGTCGCATCGGAGCCCATAAACCGGTCCGGTAAAGATCGTAACTGAAATCATGGATGATTTGTTTGCTTAGCCTGAAACGTGTGTGTCTCGTGCAGGGCCATGTCCCGGGGTTCCGCGACTTCGCTGTCCAAATTTCAATGCGCCGGAAGCTTGTCGATGCACTGATTGATTGAGTGTACAGAGGCATCGAAAACTCCCATGAGAATACTACAGAAATATCTGTAAGCGGACTACGTAGTAACGGATTCATCTTCCGTCGTCACGATGTGTGTCTCTCAGACGCGTGTGCACAGAACAAAAACAAATCACTACTAGAACGGCCGGGCGTGTCCGTTTCAAGGATCGACGTTGGAGGTGTCCTTAGCCTTGCATCCACTTcaaaccatgcatgcatgcatgcgtgcgTGCGCCGCAGCACAACCTTGAATGGTTCGACAAGTTAATTAAGGTCCCACGCCACGAGCCATGCAAATTCATCTTCCGTGCACGCTAGCGTACGTGTTGTCGATGCACGAGGCCAACCCACACGCCATCTTCTGCCTTGCGCAAGCATGATGACGGTTGGTCGTTGGATTGGATCGGACCGGATCGCCGTTCGCCGCCGCCGTGGCCACATGAAGTTTTCTCTGGTTCAGCTGCCGTCCCCGGCGATTTGTGGAGCGCGGCGTCGCGGCCACACGATGCATCTCCAAACCAGAGGCTCACGTCGCATCTCAGGAACGCTTGCGCGCGCCTCTGGAGAACCCCGAAGTTAAAGCTGTGTGCCGCTTGAAATATTCATCGGTCGCTACCGTGCGGCCCTGTCCAGCCACGAGCCGCCACGCACGCACGCACCAACGCCGGGGCGGCCCTCGGTTCTTCTACGTCCGGGCGCCGGCCGGTGTCGCCGTACGTGGGCCTGCGCTCCGTGTCGCGGCGGTCGCCTCCGTGCGGTGCTGTGTGGTGCGGCGGCCGTCGCTCCCGGCCGTGTTCGCGGATAAGGCCGCGCGCAAGTGGGAATAGATGGGGGTAACGTGTCGAGTCCATGCAGATGGGGGCCAATCCGATCATTTGTCTCGGAACTGGTGCCGTTTGACGGGACGGGTGGATCATGGCGCTCACTTCTTCGACCATATAACTACACCGTAAATTAAGAAAAGGGATTTGAAAAGTTCCAGTTTCGCATTTTGGAAGTTTTTGTCAAAAAGTATTAAAAATACTTAGTTCCTATTAAAcacattaagcatggcatgaagtgTGGCCAGCTAGCTACGTCACGCGGCGCAAGCAGGTTGGCCACGGTAAAAaatcttttgattttttttaatgaaGGTGAtgattattttttaaatattttttcttttaaatgaAAGTGAGAACCTATGGTATTTTTAAATAGAGGATTATGCAAAGTGACGTTCGCTGGTAGGCCGAGAtggtatttcttttatttttttaattaagaCAAAAGAGTTGCCTCATATATTAAATAAGGAGGAGCAAGAGTTTGTTACAACACACCCAAGATACGGCATGACAATTATTCTCGCAATACGAACGACACTAGCTTCTTAGCCCCcgcttttctcgattatggaacaacggtcaaagttatccttagtaactagtggactaaagtatttttctcgattatggacgtgattaaagagttcgttgtaaagggttacgtcgatgcaagctttgacactattccgaataactctgagtagtaaaccggattcgtatagtggagcagtcatttggaat
This window encodes:
- the LOC123424906 gene encoding ankyrin repeat-containing protein NPR4-like, translating into MAARVGDAAALRRALDEAAMVVAVGEGLEAVRCAVAAEANEARETPLLAAVEKGRLEVVVELLRHLDAQGVAAEANEAGKTPLLAAAEKGYLEVVVELLRHLDAQSVAAEAAGAAPLVTAAFLLLPLRLLSLAFSLHLPTFPPVSPARRSAAALLTVAALLTVTCATPEAGSIFAPDG